A part of Pseudomonas sp. HR96 genomic DNA contains:
- a CDS encoding sensor histidine kinase → MPNAESLRWRLLRNLAALLVVLMLASGLSAYWNGREAADNAYDRTLLASARTIAVGISPTDGSLSVDVPWLALDPFAYDSAGRIYYQVNDIHQQPISGYEDLPPPPADTPRTDAYPALARFYSARYRGQDVRVVSLLKPLNEPHMIGMAEVRVAETDQAREAMARSLMADTLLRLGMLGLGALGLVWYTISGALSPLERLRTAVAAREPDDLRPLPLIEVQQELQPLVQALNSFTERLRRQFERQGQFIADAAHELRTPLAALKARVELGLRSPHADAWQATLQAVALDTDRLTHLANQLLSLARVENGARAIAEGGAQRLDLAQLARELGLAMAPLAHRRGIALALEAEQPIWLRGEPTLLYELLSNLVDNALAHTPSGGNVVLRVRQPAVLEVEDDGAGIPLAERERVFERFYRGSTQGTGLGLAIVGEICRAHLAQVSLHDGAAGGLRVRVEFRADVDLP, encoded by the coding sequence ATGCCTAATGCCGAAAGCCTGCGCTGGCGGCTGCTGCGCAACCTCGCCGCATTGCTCGTGGTGCTGATGCTGGCCAGCGGCCTGAGTGCCTACTGGAATGGCCGCGAGGCGGCCGACAATGCCTATGACCGCACGCTGCTGGCCTCGGCCCGGACCATCGCCGTGGGCATCTCGCCGACCGACGGCAGCCTCAGCGTCGACGTGCCCTGGCTGGCGTTGGACCCCTTCGCCTATGACAGCGCGGGGCGTATCTATTACCAGGTCAATGACATTCATCAGCAACCGATCTCCGGCTACGAAGACCTGCCGCCCCCGCCCGCCGACACGCCGCGCACCGACGCCTATCCGGCCCTGGCGCGGTTCTACAGTGCTCGTTATCGGGGCCAGGACGTGCGCGTGGTGAGCTTGCTCAAGCCGCTCAACGAGCCGCACATGATCGGCATGGCCGAGGTGCGCGTGGCAGAGACCGATCAGGCCCGCGAGGCCATGGCCCGCAGCCTGATGGCCGATACCCTGCTGCGCCTGGGCATGCTCGGGCTGGGCGCGCTGGGGTTGGTCTGGTACACCATCAGCGGCGCGCTCAGCCCGTTGGAACGCCTGCGCACGGCAGTCGCGGCCCGTGAGCCGGACGACCTGCGGCCACTGCCGCTGATCGAGGTGCAGCAGGAGTTGCAACCGTTGGTGCAGGCCTTGAACAGCTTCACCGAGCGCCTGCGCCGGCAGTTCGAGCGCCAGGGCCAGTTCATCGCCGACGCCGCCCATGAGCTGCGCACCCCGCTGGCGGCGCTCAAGGCGCGGGTCGAACTGGGCCTGCGTTCACCGCACGCAGACGCTTGGCAGGCGACCTTGCAGGCGGTGGCCCTGGACACCGACCGCCTGACTCACCTGGCCAACCAGTTGCTCTCGCTGGCACGGGTGGAAAACGGCGCGCGTGCCATCGCCGAGGGTGGTGCGCAGCGCCTGGATCTGGCGCAGCTGGCCCGCGAACTGGGCCTGGCCATGGCGCCGCTAGCGCATCGACGCGGTATCGCCCTGGCCCTGGAGGCCGAGCAGCCGATCTGGCTGCGCGGAGAACCGACACTGCTGTACGAGCTGTTGAGCAATCTGGTCGACAATGCCCTGGCCCACACCCCGTCGGGCGGCAACGTGGTATTGCGGGTGCGCCAGCCGGCCGTGCTGGAGGTCGAGGACGACGGCGCTGGCATTCCTCTTGCCGAGCGCGAGCGGGTCTTCGAGCGCTTCTATCGAGGCAGTACCCAAGGCACCGGCCTTGGCTTGGCAATCGTCGGCGAAATCTGCCGCGCGCATCTGGCCCAGGTCAGCCTGCATGACGGCGCGGCGGGCGGGCTGCGGGTGCGGGTGGAGTTCAGGGCTGATGTGGATTTGCCTTGA
- a CDS encoding HDOD domain-containing protein: MSELADVVQKDLLTAIDRDDLVLPTLPEVALAIREAAEDSEISVSHLSRVIGRDAALAARLIQVVNSPLLRAAVEVTDLHTAITRLGVNYSCNLAIGLVIEQIFHARSSVVERKLREVWQQSQEVAGISYAICRRFDGLQPDQGALAGLIHQIGVLPILTYAQDNNELLSDPVCLNHVIDSIHPVIGAKILSKWEFPAALARVPGQYLDLERESPRADYGDVVQVATLLNQRGRHPYAALADLPAYRQLRLNLGAPITDEQLQAARDMFC, from the coding sequence ATGAGCGAGCTCGCCGATGTGGTGCAGAAGGATCTGCTGACTGCCATTGACAGGGACGACCTGGTGTTGCCGACGCTCCCGGAAGTGGCTCTGGCCATTCGCGAAGCGGCCGAAGACAGCGAAATCAGTGTCAGCCACCTGAGCCGGGTCATCGGCCGCGATGCAGCGCTGGCAGCGCGGTTGATCCAGGTGGTCAACAGCCCGCTGCTGCGCGCCGCCGTGGAAGTCACCGATCTGCACACCGCCATTACCCGGCTGGGGGTCAACTACAGCTGCAACCTGGCCATCGGTCTGGTCATCGAACAGATTTTCCACGCCCGCTCCAGTGTGGTCGAGCGCAAGCTGCGCGAGGTCTGGCAGCAGAGCCAGGAAGTCGCTGGCATCAGCTATGCCATCTGTCGACGGTTCGACGGCCTGCAGCCGGACCAGGGCGCCCTGGCCGGGTTGATTCACCAGATTGGCGTGCTGCCCATCCTCACCTATGCACAGGACAACAACGAACTGCTCTCCGACCCGGTGTGCCTGAACCACGTCATCGATTCCATCCACCCGGTGATCGGCGCCAAGATCCTCAGCAAGTGGGAATTCCCGGCGGCGCTGGCCAGGGTGCCCGGGCAGTACCTGGACCTGGAGCGCGAGTCACCGCGCGCCGATTATGGCGACGTGGTGCAGGTAGCGACCCTGCTCAACCAGCGCGGCCGGCACCCCTACGCGGCGCTCGCCGACCTGCCGGCGTATCGGCAGCTGCGGCTGAACCTCGGAGCGCCGATCACCGACGAGCAGCTGCAGGCGGCTCGTGACATGTTTTGTTGA
- a CDS encoding folate-binding protein YgfZ — MADSAFFCALSHEGVLAVRGSDAGKFLQGQLTCNINYLNDHFASLGARCTQKGRMQSSFRILLEGDGCLLAMASDLIEPQLADLKKYAVFSKSKLTDESAAWLRLGLEHGDAALRALGLELSAETGAVVRADGLIAIRVSPGRAELWVPAADAERARAVVAQHAREAGLNDWLLGQVRAGIGQVMAQTREAFIPQMLNLQAVDGVSFKKGCYTGQEIVARMQYLGKLKQHLYRLRLEGDVVPEPGTSLFSPIHASAVGDVVLAARGSEGIELLAVLRADAAEHGHLHLGSVEGARLTLLDLPYTLDRDREIQR; from the coding sequence ATGGCCGATTCCGCTTTTTTCTGCGCACTGTCCCACGAAGGCGTCCTGGCCGTCCGCGGCTCCGATGCCGGCAAGTTCCTGCAAGGTCAGCTGACCTGCAACATCAACTACCTCAACGATCATTTCGCCAGCCTTGGCGCACGCTGCACCCAGAAGGGGCGCATGCAGTCGAGCTTTCGCATCCTGCTCGAAGGAGATGGTTGCCTGCTGGCCATGGCCAGCGACCTGATCGAGCCGCAGTTGGCCGACCTGAAAAAATACGCAGTGTTTTCCAAGTCCAAATTGACCGACGAGAGCGCTGCCTGGCTGCGCCTGGGCCTGGAGCACGGCGACGCCGCCCTGCGCGCGCTGGGCCTGGAACTGTCCGCCGAAACCGGTGCGGTGGTACGCGCCGACGGCCTGATCGCCATTCGCGTGTCGCCGGGCCGGGCCGAACTCTGGGTCCCGGCTGCCGACGCCGAGCGCGCGCGCGCCGTGGTTGCGCAACACGCCCGCGAGGCCGGCCTGAACGACTGGCTGCTGGGCCAGGTGCGTGCCGGCATCGGCCAGGTCATGGCGCAGACCCGCGAGGCGTTCATCCCGCAGATGCTCAATCTGCAGGCCGTCGACGGCGTCAGTTTCAAAAAGGGCTGCTACACCGGCCAGGAAATCGTTGCGCGCATGCAGTATCTGGGCAAGCTCAAGCAGCATCTGTACCGCCTGCGGCTCGAAGGCGACGTGGTACCGGAGCCGGGCACCAGCCTGTTCTCGCCGATCCACGCCAGCGCCGTGGGCGACGTGGTACTGGCCGCGCGGGGCAGCGAAGGCATCGAGCTCTTGGCAGTGCTGCGCGCCGACGCCGCCGAACATGGCCATCTGCATCTGGGTAGCGTCGAGGGCGCCCGCCTGACCCTGCTCGACCTGCCCTATACGCTGGACCGTGACCGCGAGATCCAGCGCTGA
- a CDS encoding succinate dehydrogenase assembly factor 2, translated as MVEDVELNRLYWHSRRGMLELDVLLVPFVREVYPHLNDVDRDVYRRLLECEDQDMFGWFMERAESEDAELQRMVRMILDRVQPK; from the coding sequence ATGGTTGAAGACGTTGAACTGAATCGCCTGTACTGGCATAGCCGGCGCGGCATGCTGGAGCTGGACGTGCTGCTGGTGCCGTTCGTGCGCGAGGTGTACCCGCATCTGAACGACGTCGACCGCGACGTCTACCGGCGCCTGCTCGAATGCGAAGACCAGGACATGTTCGGCTGGTTCATGGAGCGCGCCGAGTCCGAAGACGCCGAACTGCAGCGCATGGTTCGCATGATCCTCGACCGTGTCCAACCCAAGTGA
- a CDS encoding protein YgfX — protein MSNPSEERFEYHWQPSRRLLIAYAAGQGAALLALILLDIGSLVRGLAIIACCAHAAWVLPHRISLSHPAAWRGLRRDARGWHLYSPADGWQAVQLQPDSIAQPGFILLRLRRPGQWFSRSQCLLGDSLAADQHRRLRVLLRLSRARWAAAR, from the coding sequence GTGTCCAACCCAAGTGAAGAACGCTTCGAATATCACTGGCAGCCCTCGCGCCGCCTGCTGATCGCCTACGCGGCGGGGCAGGGCGCGGCGCTGCTGGCGTTGATCCTGCTGGATATCGGCAGCCTGGTGCGCGGGTTGGCGATAATCGCCTGCTGCGCCCACGCAGCCTGGGTGCTGCCGCACCGCATCAGCCTGAGTCATCCCGCCGCCTGGCGCGGCTTGCGCCGCGATGCGCGAGGCTGGCATCTGTATTCCCCGGCTGACGGTTGGCAGGCCGTGCAACTGCAGCCCGACTCGATCGCCCAACCCGGCTTCATCCTTTTGCGCCTGCGCCGCCCCGGCCAGTGGTTCAGCCGCAGCCAGTGCCTGCTGGGCGACTCGCTGGCTGCCGATCAGCACCGCCGTTTGCGCGTATTGCTGCGCTTGAGCCGTGCGAGGTGGGCAGCGGCACGCTAG
- the nadB gene encoding L-aspartate oxidase, producing the protein MSRQFQHDVLVIGSGAAGLSLALNLPAQLRVAVLSKGDLANGSTFWAQGGVAAVLDDSDTVQSHVEDTLDAGGGLCHEDAVRFTVEHSREAIEWLIQLGVPFTRDEHGENEDSGFEFHLTREGGHSHRRIIHAADATGAAIFRTLLAKAQEQPNIELLEQRVAVDLITERRLGQSGERCLGAYVLDRATGEVDTFAARFVVVATGGAAKVYLYTSNPDGACGDGIAMAWRAGCRVANLEFNQFHPTCLYHPQAKSFLITEALRGEGAHLKLPNGERFMPRFDARAELAPRDIVARAIDHEMKRLGVDCVYLDISHKPAEFIKLHFPTVYERCLEFGIDMTRQAIPVVPAAHYTCGGVMVDDHGQTDVPGLYAIGETSFTGLHGANRMASNSLLECFVYGRSAAADIVSRLPQVAMPQHLPVWDASQVTDSDEDVIIAHNWDELRRFMWDYVGIVRTTKRLQRAEHRVRLLLDEIDEFYSNYKVSRDLIELRNLAQVAELMIKSAMQRKESRGLHYTLDYPELLPEAKDTILAAF; encoded by the coding sequence ATGAGCCGACAGTTTCAACACGACGTCCTGGTCATCGGCAGCGGCGCGGCCGGCCTCAGCCTGGCCCTGAACCTGCCCGCGCAGCTGCGCGTCGCCGTGCTCAGCAAGGGCGACCTGGCCAACGGCTCGACATTCTGGGCCCAGGGCGGCGTGGCCGCCGTGCTCGACGACAGCGACACGGTGCAGTCCCATGTCGAGGACACCCTGGACGCCGGCGGTGGGCTGTGCCATGAAGACGCTGTGCGCTTCACCGTAGAGCACAGCCGCGAGGCCATCGAGTGGCTGATCCAGCTGGGCGTGCCCTTCACCCGCGATGAGCACGGCGAGAACGAAGACAGCGGCTTCGAATTCCACCTGACCCGCGAGGGCGGCCACAGTCACCGACGCATCATTCATGCAGCCGATGCGACCGGCGCGGCGATCTTTCGCACCTTGCTGGCCAAGGCCCAGGAGCAGCCCAACATCGAGCTGCTGGAACAGCGTGTGGCCGTCGACCTGATCACCGAGCGCCGCCTGGGCCAGAGCGGCGAGCGCTGCCTGGGCGCCTACGTGCTGGACCGCGCCACCGGCGAGGTTGACACCTTCGCGGCGCGCTTCGTGGTGGTCGCCACCGGCGGCGCGGCCAAGGTCTACCTGTATACCAGCAACCCGGACGGCGCCTGCGGCGACGGCATCGCCATGGCCTGGCGCGCGGGCTGCCGAGTGGCCAACCTGGAATTCAACCAGTTTCACCCCACCTGCCTGTATCACCCGCAGGCCAAGAGTTTCCTGATCACCGAAGCCTTGCGCGGCGAAGGCGCCCACCTCAAGCTGCCCAACGGCGAGCGTTTCATGCCACGCTTCGACGCCCGCGCCGAACTCGCCCCCCGCGACATCGTCGCCCGCGCCATCGACCACGAAATGAAGCGCCTGGGCGTGGACTGCGTGTACCTGGACATCAGCCACAAGCCGGCCGAATTCATCAAGCTGCACTTTCCGACCGTCTACGAGCGCTGCCTGGAGTTCGGCATCGACATGACCCGCCAGGCCATCCCGGTGGTCCCGGCGGCCCATTACACCTGCGGTGGCGTGATGGTCGACGACCACGGCCAGACTGACGTGCCCGGCCTCTACGCCATTGGCGAAACCAGCTTCACCGGGCTGCACGGCGCCAACCGCATGGCCAGCAACTCGCTGCTCGAATGCTTCGTCTATGGCCGCTCGGCCGCCGCCGACATCGTCAGCCGCCTGCCCCAGGTGGCCATGCCGCAGCACCTGCCGGTGTGGGACGCCAGCCAGGTGACCGACTCAGACGAAGACGTGATCATTGCGCACAACTGGGATGAACTGCGGCGGTTCATGTGGGACTACGTCGGCATCGTGCGCACCACCAAGCGCCTGCAGCGCGCCGAGCACCGGGTGCGTTTGCTGCTGGACGAAATCGACGAGTTCTACAGCAACTACAAGGTCAGCCGCGACCTGATCGAGCTGCGCAACCTGGCCCAGGTCGCCGAGTTGATGATCAAGTCGGCCATGCAGCGCAAGGAAAGCCGCGGCCTGCACTACACGCTGGACTATCCAGAGCTGCTGCCGGAGGCGAAGGACACGATACTCGCGGCGTTCTGA
- the rpoE gene encoding RNA polymerase sigma factor RpoE: MLTQEEDQQLVERVQRGDRRAFDLLVLKYQHKILGLIVRFVHDTHEAQDVAQEAFIKAYRALGNFRGDSAFYTWLYRIAINTAKNYLVSRGRRPPDSDVSSEDAEFYDGDHGLKDLESPERSLLRDEIEGTVHRTIQQLPEDLRTALTLREFDGLSYEDIASVMQCPVGTVRSRIFRAREAIDKALQPLLQET, encoded by the coding sequence ATGCTAACCCAGGAAGAGGATCAGCAGCTGGTCGAACGCGTTCAGCGGGGCGATCGGCGAGCTTTCGATCTGTTGGTGCTGAAATACCAGCACAAGATTCTCGGGTTGATCGTGCGGTTCGTGCACGACACCCACGAAGCCCAGGACGTTGCCCAGGAAGCTTTTATCAAGGCATACCGGGCGTTGGGCAACTTTCGCGGTGACAGTGCGTTCTATACGTGGCTGTACCGTATCGCCATCAACACGGCGAAGAATTATCTGGTGTCCCGCGGACGCAGGCCGCCAGACAGCGACGTCAGTTCCGAAGACGCAGAGTTCTACGACGGCGATCATGGCCTCAAGGATCTCGAGTCTCCCGAGCGGTCGTTGTTGCGCGATGAAATCGAGGGCACTGTCCATCGAACCATCCAGCAGCTGCCAGAAGATTTGCGTACGGCTCTAACTTTGCGTGAATTTGACGGTCTTAGTTATGAAGACATTGCCAGCGTCATGCAGTGTCCGGTCGGTACCGTGCGTTCGCGGATTTTCCGCGCCCGGGAGGCCATTGATAAAGCCTTGCAACCTTTGTTGCAGGAAACCTGA
- a CDS encoding sigma-E factor negative regulatory protein, translating to MSREALQESLSAVMDNEADELELRRVIAALENPETRATWARYQVARAVMHKDLLDPHLDLSAAVSAAIADEVAPAKAGRGPWRSLGRLAVAASVTVAVLAGVRLYNQNDIAGAQLAQQQPAVQQNVAMPQVKGPAVLANYSESSDQAPVLQAQPDQRAQGYIRQHAQDSAVKGTDGALPAARAASVENR from the coding sequence ATGAGTCGTGAAGCCCTGCAGGAATCGCTGTCCGCGGTGATGGATAACGAAGCGGACGAACTGGAATTACGCCGGGTGATTGCTGCCCTGGAGAATCCTGAAACCCGTGCCACCTGGGCTCGTTATCAGGTTGCCCGGGCAGTCATGCACAAGGACCTGCTGGACCCGCACCTGGACCTGTCGGCTGCAGTTTCGGCGGCCATCGCCGACGAAGTCGCGCCTGCCAAGGCCGGCCGTGGCCCATGGCGCAGCCTGGGTCGCCTGGCCGTTGCTGCCTCGGTGACCGTTGCCGTGCTGGCCGGCGTGCGTCTGTACAACCAGAACGACATTGCGGGTGCCCAACTGGCCCAGCAACAGCCTGCCGTACAGCAGAACGTTGCCATGCCGCAGGTCAAGGGTCCGGCTGTTCTAGCCAATTACAGCGAAAGCTCGGACCAGGCGCCCGTCTTGCAGGCCCAGCCTGACCAGCGTGCGCAAGGTTACATCCGCCAGCATGCCCAGGATTCCGCTGTAAAGGGCACTGACGGTGCTCTGCCTGCTGCTCGCGCTGCCAGCGTGGAAAACCGTTAA
- a CDS encoding MucB/RseB C-terminal domain-containing protein has protein sequence MRASYSQRALALTVTLLSGGLTSPVQAATDAAQWLGRLAQAEQQQGFTGTFVYERSGNFSTHDIWHLANHGQVTERVLQLDGPAIESLRVNGAARCLSSDPSSAALNPTPASEQRLDPLKLMSWYTLTVGGSSRVAGRETQVVMLRPKDQQRYGLQLYLDKQTGLALKSLLVGDRGQLLERFQFTRFTPGNPDELELAASSNCKPAVAALVASRAAAASWRSDWLPAGFELSGSSVHVDPERKVPVANLIYGDGLARLSVFVEPIGSGTSPESRLQLGPTAVVSRHLEQAGTEMLVTVVGEVPMGTAERVALSVRADGAR, from the coding sequence ATGCGCGCCTCCTATTCGCAGCGCGCCCTTGCGTTGACAGTCACCCTGCTGAGTGGCGGCCTCACCTCCCCGGTGCAGGCTGCCACCGATGCCGCCCAATGGCTGGGCCGTTTGGCCCAGGCCGAGCAGCAGCAGGGGTTCACCGGTACGTTCGTGTATGAGCGCAGCGGCAATTTCTCCACCCACGATATCTGGCACCTTGCCAACCATGGTCAAGTCACCGAGCGCGTACTGCAGCTTGATGGACCGGCTATCGAATCGTTGCGCGTCAACGGCGCCGCCCGCTGCCTGAGTAGCGATCCCTCTTCTGCTGCGCTCAACCCCACACCCGCCTCCGAGCAGCGCTTGGATCCTCTGAAGCTCATGTCCTGGTACACCTTGACGGTCGGTGGCAGTTCGCGCGTGGCCGGGCGCGAGACCCAGGTGGTCATGCTGCGGCCCAAGGATCAACAGCGCTACGGTCTGCAGCTTTATCTCGACAAACAGACCGGGCTGGCGCTGAAGTCCTTGCTGGTGGGTGATCGCGGGCAATTGCTCGAGCGGTTTCAGTTCACCCGATTTACCCCAGGCAACCCCGACGAGCTTGAGTTGGCCGCCAGCAGCAATTGCAAGCCGGCAGTGGCCGCGCTGGTGGCCAGTCGAGCGGCAGCGGCCAGTTGGCGTAGCGACTGGCTGCCGGCGGGTTTCGAGCTCAGCGGCAGTTCGGTGCACGTCGACCCCGAGCGCAAGGTGCCGGTGGCCAACCTGATCTATGGTGATGGCCTGGCGCGCCTGTCGGTGTTCGTCGAGCCCATCGGCTCCGGGACCTCCCCGGAAAGTCGCCTGCAGCTGGGCCCGACAGCGGTGGTATCACGACACCTGGAGCAGGCGGGCACCGAAATGCTGGTGACAGTGGTGGGCGAGGTGCCCATGGGCACCGCCGAGCGCGTGGCGTTATCGGTGCGGGCTGACGGTGCGCGCTGA
- a CDS encoding DegQ family serine endoprotease has translation MPSLKPYLSFFAALLMLGQVVTAQAEALPDFTGLVEQASPAVVNISTTQKLPDRSVAGSQMPDLDGLPPAFREFFERSLPRNAPKSPRGGDRQREAQSLGSGFIISDDGYVLTNNHVIADADEIIVRLADRSELKAKLVGTDPRTDVAVLKIDGKNLPTVKLGDSDKLKVGEWVLAIGSPFGFDHSVTKGIVSAKGRSLPNDSYVPFIQTDVAINPGNSGGPLFNMAGEVVGINSQIFTRSGGFMGLSFAIPIDVAMDVANQLKKDGKVSRGWLGVVIQEVNKDLAESFGLDKPAGALVAQVLDNGPAAKGGLKVGDVILSMNGQPIVMSADLPHLVGGLKDGAKANLEVIRDGKRQTLSITVGALPDEDQDVAASPKAADESSSDRLGVSVADLTAEQKKTLELQGGVVIKDVQDGPAALIGLQPGDVITHLNNQAIGSAKEFAQIAKGLPKNRSVSMRVLRQGRASFITFKLAE, from the coding sequence ATACCAAGTTTGAAACCCTACCTGTCTTTCTTCGCCGCGCTGCTGATGCTCGGCCAAGTCGTGACGGCCCAGGCCGAGGCGCTGCCGGACTTCACCGGGCTGGTGGAGCAGGCCTCACCGGCGGTGGTCAACATCAGCACCACGCAGAAGCTGCCCGACCGTTCCGTGGCGGGTTCGCAGATGCCCGACCTGGACGGCCTGCCGCCAGCGTTTCGCGAGTTCTTCGAGCGCAGCCTGCCGCGCAATGCGCCCAAGTCGCCGCGCGGCGGTGATCGCCAGCGCGAAGCGCAGTCGCTGGGTTCCGGTTTCATCATTTCCGACGACGGCTACGTGCTGACCAACAACCACGTGATCGCCGACGCCGACGAGATCATCGTGCGCCTGGCCGACCGTTCCGAGCTCAAGGCCAAGCTGGTCGGCACCGACCCGCGCACGGACGTGGCGGTGCTGAAAATCGACGGCAAGAACCTGCCGACGGTAAAGTTGGGTGACTCCGACAAGCTCAAGGTCGGCGAGTGGGTGCTGGCTATCGGCTCGCCATTTGGCTTCGACCATTCGGTGACCAAAGGCATTGTCAGCGCCAAGGGCCGCAGCCTGCCCAACGATTCCTATGTGCCGTTCATCCAGACCGACGTGGCCATCAACCCCGGCAACTCGGGTGGCCCGCTGTTCAACATGGCCGGTGAAGTGGTGGGCATCAACTCGCAGATCTTCACCCGTTCGGGCGGCTTCATGGGCCTCTCGTTCGCCATTCCGATCGACGTCGCCATGGACGTGGCCAACCAGCTGAAGAAAGACGGCAAGGTCAGCCGTGGCTGGCTCGGCGTGGTCATCCAGGAGGTCAACAAGGACCTGGCTGAATCCTTCGGCCTAGACAAGCCGGCCGGTGCGCTGGTCGCCCAGGTGCTGGACAACGGCCCGGCAGCCAAGGGTGGCCTGAAGGTCGGCGACGTGATCCTGAGCATGAACGGCCAGCCGATCGTCATGTCGGCGGACCTGCCGCACCTGGTCGGCGGCCTCAAGGATGGCGCCAAGGCCAACCTCGAAGTGATCCGCGACGGCAAGCGCCAGACCCTGTCGATCACCGTGGGCGCCTTGCCCGATGAGGATCAGGACGTTGCCGCCAGCCCCAAGGCAGCCGATGAGAGCAGCAGCGACCGCCTCGGTGTCTCGGTGGCCGACCTGACCGCCGAGCAGAAAAAGACCCTCGAACTGCAGGGCGGCGTGGTCATCAAGGACGTGCAGGACGGCCCTGCCGCGTTGATCGGCCTGCAACCGGGCGACGTCATCACGCACCTGAACAACCAGGCGATCGGTTCGGCCAAGGAGTTCGCCCAGATTGCCAAAGGCCTGCCGAAGAACCGTTCGGTGTCCATGCGCGTGCTGCGCCAGGGCCGGGCGAGCTTCATCACCTTCAAGCTGGCCGAGTAA